In a single window of the Mugil cephalus isolate CIBA_MC_2020 chromosome 6, CIBA_Mcephalus_1.1, whole genome shotgun sequence genome:
- the si:dkey-183n20.15 gene encoding RING-HC_RNF170 domain-containing protein: protein MSCHQESLQPCLSTNRQDCPVCLQTARFPVQTNCGHLFCAPCMIAYWRHGSWLDAVSCPLCRQKVSVLCHLFNESRSDQQSKEVLGEITDYNKRYSGAPRRVTDYLCDAPLLLQLLARGLGTMGGLVWLFLFRVVLCCLGTVVSISSPPLDSVSSSGSLETDPSLCGLLGVLDDLVVVILLLICVININQHMAPERGQSENATSSQRVIGESL, encoded by the exons ATGAGCTGCCACCAG GAATCTTTGCAGCCATGTCTGTCCACAAACAGACAAGACTGTCCAGTCTGCCTACAGACGGCCAGATTCCCGGTCCAGACAAACTGTGGCCATTTGTTCTGTG CTCCCTGTATGATCGCCTACTGGAGACATGGCTCATGGCTGGATGCAGTCAGCTGTCCGCTCTGCAGGCAGAAG GTCAGCGTCCTGTGCCACCTGTTTAACGAGAGCCGGTCAGACCAGCAGTCAAAGGAGGTTCTTGGAGAAATCACGGACTACAACAAACGTTATTCTGGAGCCCCACGAAGG GTAACAGACTACCTCTGCGACGCGCCTCTCCTTCTGCAGTTGCTGGCTCGTGGCCTGGGCACCATGGGAGGACTCGTGTGGCTGTTTCTTTTCAGGGTGGTTCTGTGCTGTTTGGGGACAGTGGTGTccatctcctcccctcccctggaCTCTGTGTCATCATCTGGTTCCCTGGAAACAGACCCCTCCTTGTGCGGACTGCTGGGCGTCCTGGACGACCTGGTGGTGGTCATCCTTCTCCTCATCTGCGTGATCAACATCAACCAGCACATGGCGCCAGAGAGAGGACAGTCTGAAAATGCTACGTCCTCACAGAGAGTCATAGGGGAATCACTGTAA
- the pfas gene encoding phosphoribosylformylglycinamidine synthase isoform X2, whose product MAVVRFYSNEALNGRALQRAAKLYPHLSVSAELCYNVELTGSGSLSAEQKEVLLWLFRPPLQAEPLSEKPSLTEGSGETLVEIGPRLNFSTAWSTNAVSICQSAGLTNVTRVELSRRFLIKPKNGEDAKKLSGDVKQLTECLYDNMTECIYPHPITSFAVETKPQPVFEVDILGKGRAALEAANDDLGLAFDSWDLDYYTSLFQRIKRNPTSVECFDLAQSNSEHSRHWFFRGRMVIDGQEQKETLFSLIMDTQRHSNQNNVIKFCDNSSGIKGTELEFVYPKDPCQASPYETRRSLRHVIFTAETHNFPTGVAPFSGATTGTGGRIRDVQSAGQGGHVIAGTAGYCFGNLHVPGYILPWEFEGEGWEYPSSFAPPLQVAIEASDGASDYGNKFGEPVLSGFARSFGMRLPNGERREWIKPIMFSGGLGSIEDTHVKKEEAEPGMEVVKIGGPVYRIGVGGGAASSVQVQGDNSSDRDLGAVQRGDAEMEQKMNRALRACLERKNGNPICSIHDQGAGGNGNVLKELSEPAGGVIYCSRFKKGDPTLSVMELWGAEYQESNALLLRPSDRSFLERVCQREKCPVDFVGSITGDGKIVLVDDVGAGGEQTDRGRHPVDLQLEWVLGKMPQKEFKMERLASTHQPLTLPAGLTVKDALERVLRLPAVASKRYLTNKVDRSVTGLVAQQQCVGPLHTPLADVAVVALSPFGLEGAATAIGEQPIKGLVCPAAGARMAVGEALTNLVFARVTALKDVKCSGNWMWAAKLPGEGTTLWEACKAMCEVMGQLGVAVDGGKDSLSMAARVGKETVKAPGALVISAYAVCPDITATVTPDLEDPDGKGVLLWVPLSPGRHRLGGSALAQCYSQLGDCSPDLDQPELLSACFNTTQELIRENLLSAGHDISDGGLISCLLEMAFAGNRGIAVELSSQGAGVMQLLFSEELGLVLEVSHSDLETVCQRYSDAGLQCCRIGTVCGFGPEAVVSVHVDGQEVLRELLPNLRALWEETSFQLERLQANELCVKQEEEGLARRTQPHFKLTFDPSEAPSISHIWQPRVAVIREEGSNGDREMSVSLYMAGFEVWDVTMQDLCSGSLTLEPFKAVVFVGGFSYADVLGSAKGWAATVAYNPKAKAEFDRFRQRDDTLSLGVCNGCQLLALLGWVGESEDGAESEVVLTHNKSGRFESRFVSVGIQASPSIWLRGMEGSALGVWVAHGEGLMQFRSSRSQDLIISGGLAPLRYLDDQGCPTEEYPLNPNGSPQGIAGLCSRDGRHLAMMPHPERCTLGWQWPWAPRDFRSSLTPSPWLHMFKNAAAWCSNTET is encoded by the exons ATGGCTGTAGTGAGGTTCTACAGTAACGAAGCTCTGAATGGACGAGCCTTACAGAGGGCAGCCAAGCTCTACCCACATCTGTCAGTCTCAGCTGAGCTGTGCTACAACGTGGAGCTGACAG GCAGCGGGAGTCTCAGTGCTGAACAGAAGGAGGTTCTCCTCTGGTTGTTTCGTCCCCCGCTGCAGGCAGAGCCTCTGTCTGAGAAACCCAGCCTCACCGAGGGCAGCGGGGAGACACTGGTGGAGATCGGACCCAG GTTGAACTTCTCTACCGCCTGGTCCACTAACGCCGTGTCCATCTGCCAGAGCGCCGGCCTCACTAACGTCACACGGGTGGAGCTGTCGCGCAGGTTTCTCATCAAG cccaAGAATGGAGAGGATGCGAAGAAGCTCAGCGGAGACGTAAAGCAGCTGACCGAGTGTCTGTATGACAACATGACGGAGTGCATCTACCCACATCCCATCACCTCCTTTGCTGTGGAAACCAAACCACAGCCTGTGTTCGAGGTGGACATCTTGGGGAAGGGTCGTGCAGCCTTGGAGGCAGCGAATGATGATTTgg GTTTGGCTTTCGACTCCTGGGATCTGGACTATTACACATCGCTGTTCCAGAGGATTAAAAGGAACCCTACCAGTGTGGAGTGTTTTGACTTGGCCCAGTCCAACAG TGAGCACAGCCGTCACTGGTTCTTCCGTGGGCGGATGGTGATCGATGGGCAAGAGCAGAAGGAGACTCTTTTCAGCCTCATAATGGACACTCAGCGGCACAGCAACCAGAACAACGTCATCAAGTTCTGCGACAACAGCAG TGGAATCAAAGGCACGGAGCTTGAATTTGTTTATCCAAAAGACCCCTGCCAAGCAAGCCCGTATGAGACACGGCGCTCTCTACGACATGTCATCTTCACTGCAGAGACGCACAACTTCCCAACTG GCGTCGCACCGTTCAGTGGCGCCACCACAGGGACTGGAGGTCGAATCAGAGATGTCCAGAGTGCTGGGCAAGGAGGCCACGTCATCGCTGGCACCGCAGGATACTGCTTCGGAAACCTGCACGTACCAG GTTACATTCTCCCGTGGGAGTTTGAAGGAGAGGGATGGGAGTATCCTTCCAGCTTCGCTCCTCCGCTGCAGGTTGCCATCGAGGCCAGTGACGGAGCGTCAGACTACGGAAACAAGTTTGGAGAACCCGTCCTGTCAG GTTTCGCTCGTTCCTTCGGCATGAGGCTACCTAATGGAGAGCGGCGGGAGTGGATTAAGCCGATCATGTTCAGTGGAGGTCTCGGCTCTATTGAAGACACACATGTGAAGAAAGAGGAGGCGGAGCCTG GAATGGAGGTGGTGAAGATCGGAGGGCCCGTGTACAGGATCGGTGTGGGAGGAGGAGCGGCCTCCTctgttcaa GTCCAAGGGGACAACTCCAGTGACCGGGATCTGGGGGCAGTCCAGAGGGGAGATGCTGAGATGGAGCAGAAGATGAATCGGGCTCTCAGGGCATGTCTGGAAAGAAAGAACGGGAACCCAATCTGCAGCATACACGATCAGGGGGCAGGAGGAAATG GTAATGTGCTCAAGGAGCTCAGTGAGCCAGCAGGAGGCGTCATCTACTGCAGTAGATTCAAG AAAGGTGACCCCACATTGAGTGTGATGGAGCTGTGGGGGGCAGAGTATCAAGAGAGCAATGCCCTTCTGCTGCGTCCATCAGACAGGTCCTTCCTGGAGAGggtgtgtcagagagagaagTGTCCTGTTGACTTTGTGGGGAGCATCACAGGAGACGGCAAG ATTGTGCTGGTTGATGATGTGGGGGCCGGTGGcgaacagacagacagggggCGTCACCCTGTCGACCTGCAGCTGGAGTGGGTTCTGGGGAAGATGCCACAGAAGGAGTTTAAGATGGAGCGTCTGGCCTCGACCCATCAGCCACTGACTCTTCCTGCTGGGCTGACAGTCAAAGATGCTCTTGAAAGAGTTTTACGTTTACCTGCTGTGGCATCAAAGCGCTACCTGACCAACAAG gTGGACCGGTCTGTGACTGGGCTAGTTGCCCAGCAACAGTGCGTCGGCCCCCTTCACACCCCATTGGCCGACGTGGCTGTTGTTGCTCTGTCACCATTTGGCCTGGAGGGAGCAGCAACAGCCATCGGGGAGCAGCCAATTAAAGGGCTGGTCTGTCCTGCAGCCGGGGCTCGCATGGCTGTTGGAGAGGCTCTGACCAATCTGGTGTTTGCCAGAGTCACGGCGCTGAAG gATGTGAAGTGCAGTGGTAACTGGATGTGGGCTGCCAAGCTGCCTGGTGAGGGGACAACCCTGTGGGAGGCCTGCAAAGCCATGTGTGAGGTCATGGGTCAGCTGGGAGTGGCTGTCGATGGAGGCAAGGACTCTCTGAGTATGGCTGCTAGAGTGGGGAAAGAGACAGTCAAAGCTCCAG gtGCTCTGGTTATTTCAGCATATGCTGTATGTCCTGACATCACTGCCACTGTGACGCCTGATCTGGAGGATCCAGATGGCAAAG GCGTGTTGTTGTGGGTTCCTCTCAGTCCAGGCCGTCATCGGCTCGGAGGCTCTGCCCTGGCTCAGTGCTACAGCCAGCTGGGAGACTGCTCCCCTGACCTGGACCAGCCAGAACTATTGAGCGCCTGCTTCAACACCACTCAGGAACTCATACGAG AAAATCTCCTGAGTGCAGGACATGACATCAGCGATGGAGGCCTCATCTCCTGCCTGCTAGAGATGGCGTTCGCAGGAAACCGTGGAATTGCCGTAGAGTTGTCATCACAAGGAGCTGGAG TCATGCAGCTGTTGTTCAGCGAGGAGCTGGGTTTGGTTCTGGAGGTTTCACACTCTGATTTAGAAACTGTGTGCCAGAGATACAGCGATGCAGGTTTGCAGTGCTGTCGCATCGGCACGGTCTGTGGCTTTGGACCAGAGGCTGTG gtcagTGTCCATGTGGATGGACAGGAGGTGCTGAGAGAGCTGTTGCCTAATCTCAGAGCTCTTTGGGAGGAAACCAGTTTCCAGCTGGAGCGCCTCCAAGCCAACGAGCTCTGTGttaagcaggaagaggaggggctGGCTCGGAGGACACAGCCGCACTTCaaactgacctttgacccttcAGAAGCACCAAGTATCAGCCACATTT GGCAGCCTCGCGTAGCCGTGATCCGAGAGGAGGGCAGTAACGGAGATCGAGAGATGTCCGTTTCTCTGTATATGGCTGGCTTTGAG GTTTGGGATGTCACTATGCAGGACCTGTGCTCTGGCTCTCTGACCCTGGAGCCTTTTAAAGCTGTCGTGTTTGTCGGGGGATTCAGCTACGCAGATGTCCTGGGGTCAGCTAAAG gcTGGGCTGCTACTGTTGCCTACAATCCCAAAGCCAAGGCTGAATTTGATCGCTTCCGGCAGCGAGACGACACATTGAGTCTGGGTGTGTGCAACGGCTGTCAGCTGCTCGCCCTGCTGGGCTGGGTGGGGGAGAGTGAGGATGGAGCAg AATCTGAAGTGGTGCTGACCCATAATAAGTCTGGCAGGTTTGAGTCTCGGTTTGTCAGTGTTGGGATCCAGGCGTCCCCGTCTATCTGGCTCAGAGGCATGGAGGGCTCTGCTCTGGGAGTCTGGGTGGCACATGGAGAAG GCCTGATGCAATTCCGCAGCTCCCGTTCCCAGGACCTGATTATTTCTGGAGGACTCGCTCCCCTCCGTTACCTCGACGACCAGGGTTGTCCTACTGAGGAGTACCCCCTGAACCCAAACGGCTCCCCGCAGGGAATTGCAGGGCTCTGCTCCAGGGACGGAAGACACCTGGCCATGATGCCCCACCCGGAGCGCTGCACGCTGGGCTGGCAGTGGCCGTGGGCGCCGAGGGACTTCAGGTCTTCTCTGACGCCTTCACCCTGGCTACACATGTTCAAGAACGCAGCTGCCTGGTGCAGCAACACTGAGACATAG
- the pfas gene encoding phosphoribosylformylglycinamidine synthase isoform X1: MAVVRFYSNEALNGRALQRAAKLYPHLSVSAELCYNVELTGSGSLSAEQKEVLLWLFRPPLQAEPLSEKPSLTEGSGETLVEIGPRLNFSTAWSTNAVSICQSAGLTNVTRVELSRRFLIKPKNGEDAKKLSGDVKQLTECLYDNMTECIYPHPITSFAVETKPQPVFEVDILGKGRAALEAANDDLGLAFDSWDLDYYTSLFQRIKRNPTSVECFDLAQSNSEHSRHWFFRGRMVIDGQEQKETLFSLIMDTQRHSNQNNVIKFCDNSSGIKGTELEFVYPKDPCQASPYETRRSLRHVIFTAETHNFPTGVAPFSGATTGTGGRIRDVQSAGQGGHVIAGTAGYCFGNLHVPGYILPWEFEGEGWEYPSSFAPPLQVAIEASDGASDYGNKFGEPVLSGFARSFGMRLPNGERREWIKPIMFSGGLGSIEDTHVKKEEAEPGMEVVKIGGPVYRIGVGGGAASSVQVQGDNSSDRDLGAVQRGDAEMEQKMNRALRACLERKNGNPICSIHDQGAGGNGNVLKELSEPAGGVIYCSRFKKGDPTLSVMELWGAEYQESNALLLRPSDRSFLERVCQREKCPVDFVGSITGDGKIVLVDDVGAGGEQTDRGRHPVDLQLEWVLGKMPQKEFKMERLASTHQPLTLPAGLTVKDALERVLRLPAVASKRYLTNKVDRSVTGLVAQQQCVGPLHTPLADVAVVALSPFGLEGAATAIGEQPIKGLVCPAAGARMAVGEALTNLVFARVTALKDVKCSGNWMWAAKLPGEGTTLWEACKAMCEVMGQLGVAVDGGKDSLSMAARVGKETVKAPGALVISAYAVCPDITATVTPDLEDPDGKGVLLWVPLSPGRHRLGGSALAQCYSQLGDCSPDLDQPELLSACFNTTQELIRENLLSAGHDISDGGLISCLLEMAFAGNRGIAVELSSQGAGVMQLLFSEELGLVLEVSHSDLETVCQRYSDAGLQCCRIGTVCGFGPEAVVSVHVDGQEVLRELLPNLRALWEETSFQLERLQANELCVKQEEEGLARRTQPHFKLTFDPSEAPSISHISAGQPRVAVIREEGSNGDREMSVSLYMAGFEVWDVTMQDLCSGSLTLEPFKAVVFVGGFSYADVLGSAKGWAATVAYNPKAKAEFDRFRQRDDTLSLGVCNGCQLLALLGWVGESEDGAESEVVLTHNKSGRFESRFVSVGIQASPSIWLRGMEGSALGVWVAHGEGLMQFRSSRSQDLIISGGLAPLRYLDDQGCPTEEYPLNPNGSPQGIAGLCSRDGRHLAMMPHPERCTLGWQWPWAPRDFRSSLTPSPWLHMFKNAAAWCSNTET; encoded by the exons ATGGCTGTAGTGAGGTTCTACAGTAACGAAGCTCTGAATGGACGAGCCTTACAGAGGGCAGCCAAGCTCTACCCACATCTGTCAGTCTCAGCTGAGCTGTGCTACAACGTGGAGCTGACAG GCAGCGGGAGTCTCAGTGCTGAACAGAAGGAGGTTCTCCTCTGGTTGTTTCGTCCCCCGCTGCAGGCAGAGCCTCTGTCTGAGAAACCCAGCCTCACCGAGGGCAGCGGGGAGACACTGGTGGAGATCGGACCCAG GTTGAACTTCTCTACCGCCTGGTCCACTAACGCCGTGTCCATCTGCCAGAGCGCCGGCCTCACTAACGTCACACGGGTGGAGCTGTCGCGCAGGTTTCTCATCAAG cccaAGAATGGAGAGGATGCGAAGAAGCTCAGCGGAGACGTAAAGCAGCTGACCGAGTGTCTGTATGACAACATGACGGAGTGCATCTACCCACATCCCATCACCTCCTTTGCTGTGGAAACCAAACCACAGCCTGTGTTCGAGGTGGACATCTTGGGGAAGGGTCGTGCAGCCTTGGAGGCAGCGAATGATGATTTgg GTTTGGCTTTCGACTCCTGGGATCTGGACTATTACACATCGCTGTTCCAGAGGATTAAAAGGAACCCTACCAGTGTGGAGTGTTTTGACTTGGCCCAGTCCAACAG TGAGCACAGCCGTCACTGGTTCTTCCGTGGGCGGATGGTGATCGATGGGCAAGAGCAGAAGGAGACTCTTTTCAGCCTCATAATGGACACTCAGCGGCACAGCAACCAGAACAACGTCATCAAGTTCTGCGACAACAGCAG TGGAATCAAAGGCACGGAGCTTGAATTTGTTTATCCAAAAGACCCCTGCCAAGCAAGCCCGTATGAGACACGGCGCTCTCTACGACATGTCATCTTCACTGCAGAGACGCACAACTTCCCAACTG GCGTCGCACCGTTCAGTGGCGCCACCACAGGGACTGGAGGTCGAATCAGAGATGTCCAGAGTGCTGGGCAAGGAGGCCACGTCATCGCTGGCACCGCAGGATACTGCTTCGGAAACCTGCACGTACCAG GTTACATTCTCCCGTGGGAGTTTGAAGGAGAGGGATGGGAGTATCCTTCCAGCTTCGCTCCTCCGCTGCAGGTTGCCATCGAGGCCAGTGACGGAGCGTCAGACTACGGAAACAAGTTTGGAGAACCCGTCCTGTCAG GTTTCGCTCGTTCCTTCGGCATGAGGCTACCTAATGGAGAGCGGCGGGAGTGGATTAAGCCGATCATGTTCAGTGGAGGTCTCGGCTCTATTGAAGACACACATGTGAAGAAAGAGGAGGCGGAGCCTG GAATGGAGGTGGTGAAGATCGGAGGGCCCGTGTACAGGATCGGTGTGGGAGGAGGAGCGGCCTCCTctgttcaa GTCCAAGGGGACAACTCCAGTGACCGGGATCTGGGGGCAGTCCAGAGGGGAGATGCTGAGATGGAGCAGAAGATGAATCGGGCTCTCAGGGCATGTCTGGAAAGAAAGAACGGGAACCCAATCTGCAGCATACACGATCAGGGGGCAGGAGGAAATG GTAATGTGCTCAAGGAGCTCAGTGAGCCAGCAGGAGGCGTCATCTACTGCAGTAGATTCAAG AAAGGTGACCCCACATTGAGTGTGATGGAGCTGTGGGGGGCAGAGTATCAAGAGAGCAATGCCCTTCTGCTGCGTCCATCAGACAGGTCCTTCCTGGAGAGggtgtgtcagagagagaagTGTCCTGTTGACTTTGTGGGGAGCATCACAGGAGACGGCAAG ATTGTGCTGGTTGATGATGTGGGGGCCGGTGGcgaacagacagacagggggCGTCACCCTGTCGACCTGCAGCTGGAGTGGGTTCTGGGGAAGATGCCACAGAAGGAGTTTAAGATGGAGCGTCTGGCCTCGACCCATCAGCCACTGACTCTTCCTGCTGGGCTGACAGTCAAAGATGCTCTTGAAAGAGTTTTACGTTTACCTGCTGTGGCATCAAAGCGCTACCTGACCAACAAG gTGGACCGGTCTGTGACTGGGCTAGTTGCCCAGCAACAGTGCGTCGGCCCCCTTCACACCCCATTGGCCGACGTGGCTGTTGTTGCTCTGTCACCATTTGGCCTGGAGGGAGCAGCAACAGCCATCGGGGAGCAGCCAATTAAAGGGCTGGTCTGTCCTGCAGCCGGGGCTCGCATGGCTGTTGGAGAGGCTCTGACCAATCTGGTGTTTGCCAGAGTCACGGCGCTGAAG gATGTGAAGTGCAGTGGTAACTGGATGTGGGCTGCCAAGCTGCCTGGTGAGGGGACAACCCTGTGGGAGGCCTGCAAAGCCATGTGTGAGGTCATGGGTCAGCTGGGAGTGGCTGTCGATGGAGGCAAGGACTCTCTGAGTATGGCTGCTAGAGTGGGGAAAGAGACAGTCAAAGCTCCAG gtGCTCTGGTTATTTCAGCATATGCTGTATGTCCTGACATCACTGCCACTGTGACGCCTGATCTGGAGGATCCAGATGGCAAAG GCGTGTTGTTGTGGGTTCCTCTCAGTCCAGGCCGTCATCGGCTCGGAGGCTCTGCCCTGGCTCAGTGCTACAGCCAGCTGGGAGACTGCTCCCCTGACCTGGACCAGCCAGAACTATTGAGCGCCTGCTTCAACACCACTCAGGAACTCATACGAG AAAATCTCCTGAGTGCAGGACATGACATCAGCGATGGAGGCCTCATCTCCTGCCTGCTAGAGATGGCGTTCGCAGGAAACCGTGGAATTGCCGTAGAGTTGTCATCACAAGGAGCTGGAG TCATGCAGCTGTTGTTCAGCGAGGAGCTGGGTTTGGTTCTGGAGGTTTCACACTCTGATTTAGAAACTGTGTGCCAGAGATACAGCGATGCAGGTTTGCAGTGCTGTCGCATCGGCACGGTCTGTGGCTTTGGACCAGAGGCTGTG gtcagTGTCCATGTGGATGGACAGGAGGTGCTGAGAGAGCTGTTGCCTAATCTCAGAGCTCTTTGGGAGGAAACCAGTTTCCAGCTGGAGCGCCTCCAAGCCAACGAGCTCTGTGttaagcaggaagaggaggggctGGCTCGGAGGACACAGCCGCACTTCaaactgacctttgacccttcAGAAGCACCAAGTATCAGCCACATTT CTGCAGGGCAGCCTCGCGTAGCCGTGATCCGAGAGGAGGGCAGTAACGGAGATCGAGAGATGTCCGTTTCTCTGTATATGGCTGGCTTTGAG GTTTGGGATGTCACTATGCAGGACCTGTGCTCTGGCTCTCTGACCCTGGAGCCTTTTAAAGCTGTCGTGTTTGTCGGGGGATTCAGCTACGCAGATGTCCTGGGGTCAGCTAAAG gcTGGGCTGCTACTGTTGCCTACAATCCCAAAGCCAAGGCTGAATTTGATCGCTTCCGGCAGCGAGACGACACATTGAGTCTGGGTGTGTGCAACGGCTGTCAGCTGCTCGCCCTGCTGGGCTGGGTGGGGGAGAGTGAGGATGGAGCAg AATCTGAAGTGGTGCTGACCCATAATAAGTCTGGCAGGTTTGAGTCTCGGTTTGTCAGTGTTGGGATCCAGGCGTCCCCGTCTATCTGGCTCAGAGGCATGGAGGGCTCTGCTCTGGGAGTCTGGGTGGCACATGGAGAAG GCCTGATGCAATTCCGCAGCTCCCGTTCCCAGGACCTGATTATTTCTGGAGGACTCGCTCCCCTCCGTTACCTCGACGACCAGGGTTGTCCTACTGAGGAGTACCCCCTGAACCCAAACGGCTCCCCGCAGGGAATTGCAGGGCTCTGCTCCAGGGACGGAAGACACCTGGCCATGATGCCCCACCCGGAGCGCTGCACGCTGGGCTGGCAGTGGCCGTGGGCGCCGAGGGACTTCAGGTCTTCTCTGACGCCTTCACCCTGGCTACACATGTTCAAGAACGCAGCTGCCTGGTGCAGCAACACTGAGACATAG